Proteins from one Capricornis sumatraensis isolate serow.1 chromosome 2, serow.2, whole genome shotgun sequence genomic window:
- the MPZ gene encoding LOW QUALITY PROTEIN: myelin protein P0 (The sequence of the model RefSeq protein was modified relative to this genomic sequence to represent the inferred CDS: substituted 1 base at 1 genomic stop codon) gives MAPGAPSSSPSPILAALLFSSLVLSPVQAIVVYTDKEVHGAVGSQVTLYCSFWSSEWVSDDLSFTWRYQPEGGRDAISIFHYAKGQPYIDEVGTFKERIQWVGDPHRKDGSIVIHNLDYGDNGTFTCDVKNPPDIVGKTSQVTLYVFEKVPTRYGVVLGAVIGGVLGVVLLALLLFYLIRYCWLRRQAALQRRLSAMEKGKLHKTAKDTSKRGRQTPVLYAMLDHSRSAKAASEKKPKGLGESRKDKKXRLAGRAGDRGLGAEASKGSRVVVIEMELRKDEQSAELRPAVKSPSRTSLKNALKNMMGLDSEK, from the exons ATGGCTCCTGGGGCTCCCTCATCCAGCCCCAGTCCTATCCTGGCTGCGCTACTCTTCTCCTCCTTGG TGCTCTCCCCTGTCCAGGCCATTGTGGTCTACACAGACAAGGAGGTCCACGGTGCTGTGGGCTCGCAGGTGACGCTGTATTGCTCCTTCTGGTCCAGTGAGTGGGTTTCAGATGACCTCTCCTTCACCTGGCGCTACCAGCCCGAAGGGGGCCGTGATGCCATCTCG ATCTTCCACTACGCCAAGGGACAGCCCTACATCGATGAGGTGGGGACCTTCAAAGAGCGCATCCAGTGGGTAGGGGACCCTCACCGGAAGGATGGCTCCATTGTCATACACAACCTGGACTATGGTGACAACGGCACTTTCACCTGTGACGTCAAAAACCCACCAGACATAGTGGGCAAGACCTCTCAGGTCACGCTCTATGTCTTTGAAAAAG TGCCTACGAGGTACGGGGTCGTGCTGGGAGCCGTGATCGGGGGTGTGCTGGGGGTTGTGCTGTTGGCGCTGCTGCTTTTCTACCTGATTCGGTACTGCTGGCTACGCAGGCAGGCGGCCCTGCAGAGAAGGCTCAG TGCCATGGAGAAGGGCAAATTGCACAAGACTGCGAAGGACACCTCAAAGCGCGGCCGGCAG ACGCCGGTGCTGTACGCCATGCTGGACCACAGCAGAAGCGCCAAAGCTGCCAGTGAGAAGAAGCCTAAAGGGTTGGGGGAGTCTCGCAAGGATAAGAAATAGCGGTTAGCGGGCCGGGCGGGGGATCGGGGATTAGGGGCGGAGGCTTCCAAGGGCTCTCGGGTGGTGGTCATCGAGATGGAGCTACGGAAGGATGAGCAGAGCGCGGAGCTCCGGCCTGCTGTCAAGTCCCCCAGCAGAACCAGCCTCAAGAACGCCCTCAAGAACATGATGGGCCTGGACTCAGAAAAGTGA